A region from the Catellatospora sp. TT07R-123 genome encodes:
- a CDS encoding antibiotic biosynthesis monooxygenase, whose protein sequence is MSPSVDLEPVSVLFTFDVAPGREVEFEDWLRTVNAASSKFPGHQGVTWLRPATPDRNYHAVLRFDNGTHLSAWLTSPQRADCVRHLDGIAEESEPRETTTGMETWFSLPGRPVLPPPKWKMAVVSFIGVYPLVVLFQLIGAPHVAAMPLPLFLRAAVLPLMLSPLLTYAVMPLLSRLLRRFLYSGS, encoded by the coding sequence GTGTCGCCCTCGGTCGACCTGGAGCCGGTGTCGGTGCTGTTCACGTTCGATGTCGCGCCGGGCCGGGAGGTCGAGTTCGAGGACTGGCTGCGGACGGTCAACGCGGCGTCGTCGAAGTTCCCCGGGCACCAGGGCGTGACGTGGCTGCGCCCGGCCACTCCGGACCGGAACTACCACGCGGTGCTGCGGTTCGACAACGGCACGCACCTGAGCGCCTGGCTGACCTCGCCGCAACGCGCCGACTGCGTACGCCACCTCGACGGCATCGCCGAGGAGTCCGAGCCCCGCGAGACCACGACCGGGATGGAGACCTGGTTCAGCCTGCCCGGCCGCCCGGTGCTGCCGCCGCCGAAGTGGAAGATGGCGGTGGTGTCCTTCATCGGCGTGTATCCGCTGGTGGTGCTGTTCCAGCTGATCGGGGCGCCCCATGTCGCGGCGATGCCGCTGCCGCTGTTCCTGCGCGCGGCGGTCCTGCCGCTGATGCTGTCGCCCCTGCTCACGTACGCGGTGATGCCCCTGCTCAGCCGCCTGCTGCGCCGCTTCCTCTACTCCGGCTCCTGA
- the aroH gene encoding chorismate mutase, with protein sequence MPIRAVRGATQLEVDEREHLLERVTELVKTVLHANDLADEDFVSAIFTATPDIHSEFPAYAARLMGMADVPLICAQELDIKGAMPRVIRLMAHVETDRPRDEVTHVYLHGAAALRRDLTHVYAKPDESGQR encoded by the coding sequence GTGCCGATCAGGGCCGTACGCGGCGCCACCCAGCTGGAAGTCGACGAGCGCGAGCACCTGCTGGAGCGGGTGACCGAGCTGGTGAAGACAGTGCTCCACGCCAACGACCTCGCCGACGAGGACTTCGTCAGCGCGATCTTCACCGCGACCCCGGACATCCACTCGGAGTTCCCGGCGTACGCGGCGCGCCTGATGGGGATGGCCGACGTGCCGCTCATCTGCGCCCAGGAGCTGGACATCAAGGGCGCGATGCCCCGGGTGATCCGCCTGATGGCGCACGTGGAGACCGACCGGCCCCGTGACGAGGTCACCCACGTGTACCTGCACGGGGCCGCCGCCCTGCGCCGCGACCTCACCCACGTCTACGCCAAGCCCGACGAGTCGGGCCAGCGCTGA
- a CDS encoding xanthine dehydrogenase family protein molybdopterin-binding subunit, which produces MTTAIGRPLDRVDGPAKVTGAGRYSADVPLPGLVHAVVVGARIPAGRIISIETRAAEQAEGVLAVLTHLNLPKGGSVPPLMPSLAGAAATGQTFFPMQDEVVHYAGQHIAVVVADTLERAEHAATLLHVDYAAAPFVTTVEQGRDQAYEAQRIFGGFLPGRVERGDVAAGLAQAEVTVELGYRYAANHHNPIECSATTAVWEGDRLTVYDATQGPNATLHTLAELLNVMPSHIRVVTNFVGGSFGCKAMIWDHPALAALAARHVGRPVRLALSREQMFSSVGHREAQEQQLTLGADGQGRLTAIRHHKLSPTSHFDDWAEPSLGVASQLYACPNYEGVYRLIRANTMTPTFTRCPGEASGMFALETALDELADKLGLDPLEIRLRNHADTSPAGGPWSSKKLRECYQRGAELAGWERRDPRPGTLRDGNTLLGWGMATSAYPCYQPGNPQRARARLYADGSAVVQASISDIGTGAATAMTQVAADGLGVPLERVRFQYGDSDLPNTAAAVGSAGAGMVSAAVHVATTALRDQLVAQAAADPRSPLHGADPQHVAVTDGRMSLRERPDVGETYAALLQRAFMADAEAVGTWNPPPDTSAGSMTFGAQFAQVAVDPDLGLVRVRKLIGVFDAGRILNRKTARSQLMGGMIWGMSHALLEGTQMGPDGRWANASLGEYLVPVNADAPDVVIETIESTDTVVNPLGVKGVGEVGMVGTAAAIANAIHHATGRRLHKLPITIEDLL; this is translated from the coding sequence GTGACCACCGCGATCGGACGCCCGCTCGACCGGGTCGACGGCCCGGCGAAGGTCACCGGCGCGGGCCGGTACTCCGCCGACGTGCCGCTGCCCGGCCTGGTCCACGCGGTGGTCGTCGGCGCGCGGATCCCGGCCGGGCGGATCATCTCGATCGAGACCCGCGCCGCCGAGCAGGCCGAAGGGGTGCTCGCGGTGCTCACCCACCTCAACCTGCCCAAGGGCGGGTCGGTCCCGCCGCTGATGCCGTCGCTGGCCGGGGCCGCCGCGACCGGGCAGACGTTCTTCCCGATGCAGGACGAGGTCGTCCACTACGCGGGCCAGCACATCGCCGTGGTCGTCGCCGACACCCTGGAGCGCGCCGAGCACGCCGCGACGCTGCTGCACGTCGACTACGCCGCCGCGCCGTTCGTCACCACGGTCGAGCAGGGGCGCGACCAGGCGTACGAGGCGCAGCGGATCTTCGGCGGGTTCCTGCCGGGCCGGGTCGAGCGCGGCGACGTGGCCGCCGGGCTGGCCCAGGCCGAGGTCACCGTCGAGCTGGGCTACCGGTACGCGGCCAACCACCACAATCCGATCGAGTGTTCGGCCACCACCGCGGTGTGGGAGGGCGACCGGCTCACCGTGTACGACGCCACCCAGGGTCCCAACGCCACCCTGCACACCCTGGCCGAACTCCTCAACGTCATGCCCTCGCACATCCGCGTGGTGACGAACTTCGTCGGCGGCAGCTTCGGCTGCAAGGCGATGATCTGGGACCACCCCGCGCTGGCCGCGCTGGCCGCCCGGCACGTGGGGCGGCCGGTGCGGCTGGCGCTGTCGCGCGAGCAGATGTTCAGCTCGGTCGGGCACCGCGAGGCGCAGGAGCAACAGCTGACCCTCGGCGCCGACGGGCAGGGGCGGCTCACGGCCATACGCCATCACAAGCTCTCCCCCACCTCGCACTTCGACGACTGGGCCGAGCCGTCGCTCGGGGTGGCGTCGCAGCTCTACGCCTGCCCGAACTACGAGGGCGTGTACCGGCTGATCCGGGCCAACACCATGACGCCGACGTTCACCCGCTGCCCCGGCGAGGCGTCGGGCATGTTCGCGCTGGAGACCGCGCTGGACGAGCTCGCCGACAAGCTCGGCCTGGACCCGCTGGAGATCCGGCTGCGCAACCACGCCGACACCAGCCCGGCCGGCGGCCCGTGGTCGAGCAAGAAGCTGCGCGAGTGCTATCAGCGCGGTGCGGAACTCGCTGGCTGGGAGCGGCGCGACCCGCGACCGGGCACCCTGCGCGACGGGAACACCCTGCTCGGCTGGGGCATGGCCACCAGCGCCTACCCGTGCTACCAGCCCGGCAACCCGCAGCGCGCCCGCGCCCGCCTCTACGCCGACGGCAGCGCCGTGGTGCAGGCCAGCATCTCCGACATCGGCACCGGCGCGGCCACCGCGATGACGCAGGTCGCCGCCGACGGCCTGGGCGTGCCGCTGGAGCGGGTCCGCTTCCAGTACGGCGACAGCGACCTGCCCAACACCGCCGCCGCGGTCGGCTCGGCCGGGGCCGGAATGGTCAGCGCCGCCGTGCACGTGGCGACCACGGCGCTGCGCGACCAGCTCGTCGCCCAGGCCGCCGCCGACCCGCGCTCGCCGCTGCACGGCGCCGACCCGCAGCACGTCGCGGTCACCGACGGCCGGATGTCACTGCGCGAGCGCCCCGACGTCGGCGAGACGTACGCCGCGCTGCTCCAGCGGGCGTTCATGGCCGACGCCGAGGCGGTGGGCACGTGGAACCCGCCGCCGGACACCAGCGCCGGGTCGATGACGTTCGGCGCCCAGTTCGCGCAGGTCGCCGTCGACCCCGACCTGGGGCTGGTCCGGGTCCGCAAGCTCATCGGCGTGTTCGACGCCGGGCGGATCCTCAACCGCAAGACCGCGCGCAGCCAGCTGATGGGCGGCATGATCTGGGGTATGAGCCACGCGCTGCTGGAGGGCACCCAGATGGGCCCCGACGGCCGCTGGGCCAACGCCAGCCTCGGCGAATACCTGGTGCCGGTCAACGCCGACGCGCCGGACGTGGTCATCGAGACGATCGAGTCGACCGACACGGTCGTGAACCCGCTGGGCGTCAAGGGGGTCGGTGAGGTCGGCATGGTCGGCACCGCCGCCGCGATCGCCAACGCGATCCACCACGCCACCGGCAGGCGGCTGCACAAGCTGCCGATCACCATCGAAGACCTGCTCTAG
- a CDS encoding LysR family transcriptional regulator — MELELRHLQALCAIADAGSLTRAATLLGVSQPALTAQLQRVERELGAQVFLRGRHGVTPTPLGQYLLTRARGIVLAVEELRRSARQHTPAQRPVIRLGGIAGAVSVGLADRLSDLLPEAEVRLTTEYSPRLLWDLLLADRLDAVAMVDYPGFLLRQPVSVLAEVVAVEPVFVAMSQRHRLADRDSVDLAELADEPWALSPPDGSGWPDCFLVACEQAGFTPRVLYTVADALPLRELVATRRAIAACQAVFDSTDGVVVKPLTGDPVKMRHLLVCRGDAPVAHLFDRLVRLARQAYWAYASRRPHYQDWLRANSVAATPD, encoded by the coding sequence ATGGAGCTCGAATTGCGCCATTTGCAGGCTCTGTGCGCGATCGCCGACGCCGGTAGCCTGACCAGGGCCGCGACCCTGCTGGGCGTCTCGCAGCCGGCGCTGACCGCGCAGCTGCAACGCGTGGAGCGCGAACTCGGCGCCCAGGTCTTCCTGCGTGGCAGGCACGGGGTGACCCCGACCCCGCTGGGCCAGTACCTGCTGACCAGGGCCCGCGGCATCGTGCTGGCGGTGGAGGAGCTGCGCCGCAGCGCCCGCCAGCACACCCCCGCGCAGCGGCCGGTGATCCGGCTCGGCGGCATCGCCGGCGCGGTGTCGGTGGGCCTGGCCGACCGCCTCAGCGACCTGCTGCCCGAGGCCGAGGTCCGGCTGACCACCGAGTACTCGCCGCGCCTGCTGTGGGACCTGCTGCTGGCCGACCGCCTCGACGCGGTGGCGATGGTGGACTATCCCGGCTTCCTGCTGCGCCAGCCGGTGTCGGTGCTGGCCGAGGTGGTCGCGGTCGAGCCCGTGTTCGTCGCGATGTCGCAGCGGCACCGCCTGGCGGACCGGGACTCGGTCGACCTGGCCGAGCTCGCCGACGAGCCGTGGGCGCTGAGCCCGCCGGACGGGTCGGGCTGGCCCGACTGCTTCCTGGTCGCCTGCGAGCAGGCCGGATTCACCCCGCGCGTGCTGTACACGGTCGCCGACGCGCTGCCGCTGCGGGAACTGGTCGCCACGCGGAGGGCGATCGCCGCCTGCCAGGCGGTCTTCGACAGCACTGACGGCGTGGTGGTCAAGCCGCTCACCGGCGACCCGGTCAAGATGCGGCACCTGCTGGTGTGCCGCGGCGACGCGCCGGTCGCGCACCTGTTCGACCGCCTGGTGCGGCTGGCGCGGCAGGCGTACTGGGCGTACGCCAGCCGCCGCCCCCACTACCAGGACTGGCTGCGGGCCAACAGCGTCGCGGCGACCCCGGACTGA
- a CDS encoding VOC family protein has translation MSVTFNHTIVAAKDKHASAAFYRELFGLPEAPSWGLFVNVLLDGGVLLQFAEPPVDIQMQHYAFLVDDEQFDRCRRYVEKQGITYWADPQLQRPGQTNTEHGGRGFYFKDPAGHAIEIITRPYL, from the coding sequence ATGTCAGTCACGTTCAACCACACCATCGTCGCCGCCAAGGACAAGCACGCCTCGGCCGCCTTCTACCGCGAGCTGTTCGGGCTGCCGGAGGCGCCCTCATGGGGGCTGTTCGTCAACGTGCTGCTGGACGGGGGTGTGCTGCTCCAGTTCGCCGAGCCGCCGGTGGACATCCAGATGCAGCACTACGCGTTCCTCGTCGACGACGAGCAGTTCGACCGGTGCCGCCGGTACGTCGAGAAGCAGGGCATCACGTATTGGGCCGACCCGCAGTTGCAGCGGCCGGGGCAGACCAATACCGAGCACGGTGGACGGGGGTTCTACTTCAAGGACCCGGCCGGGCACGCCATCGAGATCATCACGCGGCCGTACCTGTAA